In Paraflavitalea devenefica, the following are encoded in one genomic region:
- the atpG gene encoding ATP synthase F1 subunit gamma yields MAGQLKEVRNRIKSVQNTQQITKAMKMVSAAKLRKAQDAIIQMRPYARKLQEVLSNIVSSADGEVGISLAVERPVEKVLLIVITSDRGLCGAYNANIIKLAKSAIAEKYTAQAAKGNVHIWNIGKKGFEHFLKNKYKADETFKDIFLHLTFENVQACAQAAVKAFESGQFDVVELVYSEFKNAATQYFTLERFLPIPKVQQKEGAKKSDFIFEPSQQELIAELMPKILNTQLFKAVLDAHASEHGARMTAMDKATENANELLKNLKISYNRARQAAITTELTEIVSGAAALQG; encoded by the coding sequence ATGGCAGGTCAATTAAAAGAAGTTCGTAACAGGATCAAGTCGGTACAGAATACACAGCAGATCACAAAAGCCATGAAAATGGTGAGTGCTGCCAAATTGCGTAAAGCACAGGATGCCATCATCCAGATGCGCCCCTATGCCCGCAAACTGCAGGAAGTATTGAGCAATATCGTAAGCAGTGCAGATGGTGAAGTAGGGATCAGCCTGGCCGTGGAAAGACCCGTTGAAAAAGTATTGCTCATCGTTATTACCAGCGACCGTGGTTTATGTGGCGCCTACAATGCCAATATTATCAAGCTGGCCAAAAGCGCCATTGCTGAAAAATATACTGCACAGGCTGCCAAAGGCAATGTGCACATCTGGAACATCGGTAAAAAAGGCTTTGAGCACTTCCTCAAAAATAAATACAAGGCCGATGAAACCTTCAAAGATATCTTCCTGCACCTCACTTTCGAAAACGTACAGGCCTGTGCACAGGCAGCGGTAAAAGCATTTGAAAGCGGTCAGTTTGATGTGGTAGAACTGGTATACAGCGAATTTAAAAACGCTGCCACCCAGTACTTTACCCTGGAGCGTTTCCTGCCTATCCCCAAAGTACAGCAAAAGGAAGGCGCTAAAAAGAGTGACTTCATCTTTGAACCTTCCCAGCAGGAGCTCATTGCAGAACTGATGCCGAAGATCCTGAACACCCAACTGTTCAAGGCGGTATTGGATGCACATGCTTCCGAACATGGCGCCCGCATGACCGCCATGGATAAGGCTACGGAAAATGCCAATGAATTATTAAAGAACCTCAAGATATCTTACAACCGTGCCCGTCAGGCTGCGATCACTACCGAGCTCACAGAAATCGTGAGTGGTGCTGCTGCCCTGCAGGGTTAA